One window of the Delphinus delphis chromosome 20, mDelDel1.2, whole genome shotgun sequence genome contains the following:
- the ARL2BP gene encoding ADP-ribosylation factor-like protein 2-binding protein isoform X1, producing the protein MDAAAAMDALEEESFALSFSSASDAEFDAVVGYLEDIIMDDEFQLLQRNFMDKYYQEFEDTEENKLTYTPIFNEYISLVEKYIEEQLLERIPGFNMAAFTTTLQHHKDEVAGDIFDMLLTFTDFLAFKEMFLDYRAEKEGRGLDLSSGLVVTSLCKSSSMTASQNNLRP; encoded by the exons ATGGACGCGGCGGCGGCGATGGACGCTCTAGAGGAAGAGAGCTTCGCGCTGTCCTT CTCTTCCGCCTCTGATGCAGAATTTGATGCTGTGGTTGGATATTTAGAAGACATTATCATGG ATGATGAGTTCCAGTTATTACAGAGGAATTTCATGGACAAGTACTACCAGGAGTTTGAAGACACAGAAGAGAATAAGCTCACCTACACacctatttttaatgaatat ATTTCTTTGGTAGAAAAGTATATAGAAGAACAGCTGTTGGAGCGGATTCCTGGATTTAACATGGCGGCTTTCACTACAACTTTACA GCACCATAAAGATGAAGTGGCCGGTGACATTTTCGACATGCTACTCACGTTTACAGATTTTCTggcttttaaagaaatgtttctgGACTATAGAGCA GAAAAAGAAGGCCGGGGACTGGACTTAAGCAGCGGTTTAGTGGTGACTTCATTGTGCAAATCATCTTCTATGACAGCTTCCCAGAACAATCTGCGGCCCTAG
- the ARL2BP gene encoding ADP-ribosylation factor-like protein 2-binding protein isoform X2, which yields MRSSASDAEFDAVVGYLEDIIMDDEFQLLQRNFMDKYYQEFEDTEENKLTYTPIFNEYISLVEKYIEEQLLERIPGFNMAAFTTTLQHHKDEVAGDIFDMLLTFTDFLAFKEMFLDYRAEKEGRGLDLSSGLVVTSLCKSSSMTASQNNLRP from the exons ATGCG CTCTTCCGCCTCTGATGCAGAATTTGATGCTGTGGTTGGATATTTAGAAGACATTATCATGG ATGATGAGTTCCAGTTATTACAGAGGAATTTCATGGACAAGTACTACCAGGAGTTTGAAGACACAGAAGAGAATAAGCTCACCTACACacctatttttaatgaatat ATTTCTTTGGTAGAAAAGTATATAGAAGAACAGCTGTTGGAGCGGATTCCTGGATTTAACATGGCGGCTTTCACTACAACTTTACA GCACCATAAAGATGAAGTGGCCGGTGACATTTTCGACATGCTACTCACGTTTACAGATTTTCTggcttttaaagaaatgtttctgGACTATAGAGCA GAAAAAGAAGGCCGGGGACTGGACTTAAGCAGCGGTTTAGTGGTGACTTCATTGTGCAAATCATCTTCTATGACAGCTTCCCAGAACAATCTGCGGCCCTAG